One window of Pieris napi chromosome 1, ilPieNapi1.2, whole genome shotgun sequence genomic DNA carries:
- the LOC125050889 gene encoding CD2 antigen cytoplasmic tail-binding protein 2 homolog yields the protein MAKRTATVAFDEPKTKVIDGKKHSLDSDEEDSAAEEEKQNVLNADDIEGEEEGIAGMEGEITITPFNMKEELEEGHFDTQGHYHWKKEKEIRDGWLDNIDWVKVKGRPEDKYKVHKDDEMKGILDDSDSEDEEPEEKFDLISNYKEILQHMKPKETIAKSIQRLGAASKISSADRWKRKKQGIVDEGSKVVTRVTELANQILTKTGNMDIYQETYEKITNTISKSDKKNQDAELDMYADDFDQKEKQTLGQENETKAESDNEDSNEVKWEFKWSQDNNAEISGPHSTSQMNKWANEGHFKSGVWVRKHGEDSQFYSSSRIDFEIYM from the exons atggctAAGAGAACAGCTACGGTTGCTTTCGACGAACCTAAAACGAAGGTAATCGATGGAAAAAAACATTCCCTTGATTCTGATGAAGAGGATAGTGCCGCTGaagaagaaaaacaaaatgttttaaatgccGACGACATTGAAGGTGAAGAAGAAGGTATTGCTGGAATGGAAGGTGAA ATTACAATAACACCATTTAATATGAAAGAAGAGTTGGAAGAAGGACATTTTGATACACAAGGCCACTACCATTGGAAAAAGGAGAAGGAGATTCGGGATGGTTGGCTAGATAATATAGATTGGGTCAAAGTAAAAGGGCGGCCTGAAGATAAGTATAAAGTCCATAAAGATGATGAAATGAAAGGTATCCTCGATGACAGTGATAGTGAAGATGAAGAACCAGAAGAGAAATTTGATCTTATAtctaattataaagaaatattacagCATATGAAGCCTAAAGAGACCATAGCAAAAAGTATACAGAGACTAG gggCTGCTTCAAAAATTTCTAGTGCAGACCGGTGGAAAAGAAAAAAGCAAGGAATAGTTGATGAGGGTAGTAAAGTTGTTACAAGAGTAACTGAGTTGGCAAATCAAATTCTTACTAAAACTGGTAATATGGATATTTACCAGGAGACAtatgaaaaaattacaaatactaTTTCAAAATCTGATAAGAAAAACCAAGATGCAGAATTGGATATGTATGCAGATGACTTCGACCAGAAAGAAAAGCAAACTTTGGGCCAAGAGAATGAAACAAAAGCTGAAAGTGACAATGAAGATTCTAACGAGGTAAAATGGGAATTTAAATGGAGCCAAGACAATAATGCTGAAATATCTGGACCTCATTCTACAagtcaaatgaataaatgggCAAATGAGGGTCACTTCAAATCAGGTGTGTGGGTCAGGAAGCATGGAGAAGACTCACAATTCTACAGCTCCAGTAGAattgattttgaaatatatatgtaa
- the LOC125050879 gene encoding major facilitator superfamily domain-containing protein 12-like — MPINYGATDENDNGVNSAKEITEEYISVPITRKWWVVSQKFLFGLGHVYNDLCAAMWFSYMMLFLQAVMEMQAVFAGTMLLLGQVIDALATPVVGVLADQFNTKKRWHLVGSVLVICSFPLLFVRCWGCWPEAELNYVSIWMPVYYSVLITMFQIGWAVVQISHLAMIPAISDSLQVRSELTSIRYMASVISSLTVYFITWVVLRSTKYSTSIGPTDDYKFRNVSLIISAIGIICTTLFHICFKLRCKNERKTVKMDSDSGEENLLKNTNWKFWYFLKMPLLYQTSLLYVFSRLYWALSLVYVPLFLEERLSVNPTEGSELVASVPLVLYISSLFFSFLLKSNIEKIGNQVAYLIGSFFSLISCIWIAVTIDPEANVTQIYLVATLIGAGSAITLVSSLCVTADLIGPHSHQGASIYSIVTFADKLVTGIAVVAIENYKCDDALICPQYYRGVLTYACGGSAVLGILSLGLTAIGKDKKNQT, encoded by the exons atgCCTATAAATTACGGAGCAACAGATGAAAATGATAATGGGGTTAACAGTGCAAAAGAAATTACTGAAGAATATATaag TGTACCAATAACGCGAAAATGGTGGGTTGTGAGTCAAAAATTCCTCTTTGGTTTGGGACATGTTTACAACGACCTCTGTGCTGCAATGTGGTTTTCCTACATGATGCTGTTCTTGCAGGCGGTTATGGAAATGCAGGCTGTGTTTGCTGGAACCATGTTACTTTTAG GTCAAGTTATAGATGCTCTAGCCACACCTGTTGTAGGGGTATTAGCTGACCAGTTTAATACGAAAAAGAGGTGGCATTTAGTAG GGTCTGTGTTAGTCATATGTTCGTTTCCCTTATTATTTGTGCGATGTTGGGGATGTTGGCCTGAGGCAGAACTAAATTATGTATCAATATGGATGCCGGTGTATTATTCTGTTCTTATTACAATGTTTCAAATCGGTTGGGCTGTTGTCCAGATATCTCACCTAGCAATGATACCTGCTATATCTGACAGTTTACAAGTACGGTCCGAGCTGACATCTATACG TTATATGGCTTCTGTGATATCGAGTTTGACCGTGTATTTTATAACGTGGGTTGTTTTGAGATCCACGAAATACAGTACTTCCATTGGACCGACTGATGATTATAAATTTCGG aatgtatcattaattatttccgCAATAGGAATAATTTGTACTACCCTATTtcacatttgttttaaacttcGATGTAAAAATGAACGTAAGACTGTCAAAATGGACTCGGATTCAGGTGaagaaaatcttttaaaaaatacaaattggaAGTTTTGGTATTTTCTAAAAATGCCTCTGTTATACCAAACGAGTTTGTt ATATGTTTTCTCACGTTTATATTGGGCGTTAAGTTTAGTCTATGTTCCCTTATTCCTGGAGGAACGGTTATCTGTGAACCCTACTGAAGGTTCAGAGCTGGTAGCCAGCGTACCGCTGGTGCTTTACATCTCTTCGCTATTTTTCTCATTTCTCCTAAAAAGCAATATTGAGAAAATTGGTAACCAG GTTGCTTATTTAATAGGAAGTTTCTTTAGTCTGATTAGTTGTATCTGGATAGCTGTTACCATTGATCCTGAGGCGAATGTAACCCAAATTTATTTGGTGGCAACACTGATTG GCGCTGGTAGTGCAATTACTCTCGTGTCTAGTCTCTGTGTAACGGCTGATCTCATCGGCCCACATTCCCACCAGGGCGCGTCTATTTATTCAATTGTCACATTTGCCGACAAACTGGTCACTGGAATTGCTGTAGTAGCTATTGAAAACTA cAAATGTGATGATGCATTGATCTGTCCTCAATACTACAGGGGCGTTCTAACTTACGCCTGCGGTGGAAGTGCTGTTTTAGGAATATTGTCGTTAGGTTTAACGGCTATAGGAAAAGACAAAAAGaatcaaacttaa